CCTGCGGAAACGTACACCAGGATGTTGATCCTGTTTTCGACGGATCATCGGCCTCGCGCCACTCAAACGTTGTTCCGTATTCACTTTTAGGCAATCCAAGGTTTTTGGCATACCATTCATTCATACTTTGCGGATTCTCGCATTTAAAAAATACGCCGCCTATGCCTGTTACTTTTTTCATATTTAAATGTGTTATAAGATTATGCCGGTACAAAATGGAATAAAATCAGGTATTGCACTATCAGTCTATACATTAAAACCAGTTAACGCCGGTTAAGTATTTTGGTATATGCAACCTTCAAGGCAATTTCCTTCTATTCCGGCACATTACCAAATCTGTTTTAAAATCCACTGTTAATGCCCATGGCGATGTTAGTTTAAAAAAAACAACTGATTGTGAAGGCTCAAAATGCGGACTACAGGCCATTTGTCTAAAAACTTTCCTGTCAATTCTTTTTTACTCCGCATAATATTTAACTAATTTTATATAACCAAAAACCTATGTTATTATGGATAAGATAGCCGCTCCTGAACCTCTATCAGAAAACAAGCTGGAGGTTGCCTTAATTAAACCGTTTGATAGCATCGCGCTTGCATTTTCGGGCGGTGGCTTTCGGGCGGCTTCCTTCGCGTTGGGTGTATTATCATACCTCGACAAAGTAAAATTTGATGATTCCGCCGATGAGCTTTTTGGACAAAGCCTGTTGCAAAAGGTTAACTATATGTCGTCGGCATCGGGCGGCACCATAGCAACCACGCTGTATGCATTGTACAACAGTAAAGGCAAAAGCTTTGGCGATTATTATAGCAAACTTTTAACAGCGCTAACCGGCGATGAACTGTTAAAACACGCGATGGAAATGCTGGCCGATAAAAAGTACTGGAAAACCAGGGAGCTTAAAAGCCGTAATATTATTAACGCGTTTGCACTGGCTTACGATAAATATTTATTTGATCATGCCAACCTTGAATCGCTTTGCCATGACGGGGCGCCTGGTAAGCATTTACAGGAAGTTTGTTTTAATGCCACCGAGTTTTTTACAGGCCAATCTTTCAGGCAGGATATCAAACTGGTGCCCGATGCCGGTAAAGACCCCTATTTCACCTACGGCAATATGGTTATATACCTGGATGAAAAAACAGCAGGTAAACTAAAACTGGGCGATATACTGGCCGCATCGTCGTGTTTTCCGGCAGGTTTTGAGCCTATAGTTTTTCCAGATGATTTTACGTATCCCGGCCTGTACCCGGCAGACCTAAAAAAGGCACTTACCATGCTACCGCAAACCGGCGATAAACAGGAAAAGGAATTTATAAGCAAAAAAACCTTTGGGCTGATGGATGGCGGCATTACCGACAACCAGGGCCTGCAAAGTATGATGTATGCCGATGGCCGCCGTACCCGGCACGAAACCGACCTGCGGCATTTTGATTTCCTGATGGTTAATGACGTGGGCAGTCATTTTATTACGCCTTATGTAATGCCCGAAGTAAAAAAGGGCTGGGAACTATCCATAAGGGGATTGATGCTGATAGCCGCGGCGGTTATTGCCATATTATCGGTGGGCGCCTGGTACGGTGTAAAACACAATTGTGCTTTATTAACAATAGGTTGCTCGTTACTCACTACCGTCCCTTTAATTTTTTTGGTAGCAACGCTTTATTTGAGGCAGCAGTTGTTGGGCGTTGCCAATTCGGCATTGATATTAAACTTTAAAAAGAATTTTACCGAACGGATAATTACCGTGCTGGTTGGCTATTTTGCAAAAACACCCTTAAGCATCATTAAACAAATGATAAGCGCAAGGGTACAATCGGTGCTGATGCTTAACCTGAGTATATTTTTAAAGCGTATAAGACAACTACTTTACAATAAATTTTACTTTTCGCCGCAGTGGAAAAACCGGGGCAAGGGTAACCATATTTATGACCTTTCTTTTTCAAACAACATTAACCGCGAAGCCAATGATGGCTACCACTCGCCAACGCCTCCTATACTCAACCCCAGCCGCGATATCCAGATTGTTGCCCAGGTGGCCTTCGATATGGGTACCACGTTGTGGTTTGACAAACAATCTACCGAGCAAGAGCATAGCGAAGCCTGTATTATAGCCTGCGGGCAGTTTACCACCTGTTATAACCTGCTGCAACATATTATGAGGCTGTTGGCCATAAAACCGGAAGATGCCCCTTTTGATAATAAATACCGCAACCGCTTAATAAAATTAGAACAGCAAATGCTGGCCGACTACGAGGCATTTAAAACCAACCCGTTTTTTTATTACAACCAATCGGGGGTAGATTTTAAGGTACCAGGCTTTAAGGAGGTTACAATGAAGGAAATTCCATTTCCGGAGGATTGGAAGGTGGATAATATTGAAACTGCCGATGTAATTAAGTAAAAAAACTGATCATATGCCGGGTATTCACCTGATACTTAATTTGGCTTTCGTGGCATCCATCAGATTAATTCCGTCCGAAGCGACAAAAGCAACAATTAGCCTGTTGTTTTTTGACGAATCTATCACATAGCTGATTCCGTTTTCTTTGGCTATTTCGGTAAGTGCTGATATTGCTTTATCCGACACAGGCTTATATAGTTCCTTCGATTTTGCTTCGACCTTCTTAATGGCATCATCCTGGACGTCTTGCATCCTTTTTTGAATGGCCTGAAACTCTTTCCCAATAACATCACGAAGAGAATCTGTCAATTTAGGATATCCATCACAACAAGGAAACCTATCGCTATATTCATTCATCATGGCTGTCAGTTGGTCTATAAATTGCTTTTGGTAAGCTTCTACCTGCTTTTTAACATCTTTAGTCTCCGGCATTTGCGCTATCAAAGCCTTAAGATCAATATAACCTATTTTTACCTGGGCAGAGGCGGCGTTACTTCCCAATATCAAGCTTAATGAGGTGATTAAGAAAATCAACGGCCTTTTCATATAAAACAAAGATATATTGCATTTCCCCTGGGAACTGGCCCGATTATGTTAAATTCTGTTAATTCGATCTGAAATAAAATCCGCTCCCTTAATGTAACTTTGCCCGATGATTTTAGAGGTAGAAGAAGAATTTATTGTTGGCGACGATACATTTCTGGATAGCGTTGTCCCCGATTCATCGCATGGGGTTGTTTTTGAGGATGACCTTACAACAGGCTATTTTTACGCGATAGGAAAAATGCCCGGCCAGGCAATCCTGGATGCCGTGCATATTTATAATGTAGCCGACGTTACAGATAAAGCAATCCCATGTAATATTAAAATAGCCTGGACCGACGACTGGCAATTAGCCTCGTTATTAATCAATAACTACTGCCACGCCATATTTGATTTTAAAAACAAAGTTGGCTATTCGCGCAATGCCTTCCCACCGAGTAATGGCAAATGGAGAACTGATAATGACCGAACTGTTTTGACGGACGAGTTGATAGATGAGTTGTTGATGGGGAAATAACAGATTCAATAAACTTCATAACAAAAACCTTAAGCCAACGAAAAATAAACTATTATAACAATAGGCGCCAAAGTAACAACAGCTCCAATCAAACCAATTAACAAAGTCCGGCCCCAGGAAAAGGTTTCGCCGCCCTGCTCCATATGCGTTTTCATTTGGGCACCCTGAAAACTTTGTACAATGTAAAATGTAACCCAGGAGTAAATTAAAGGGATTATTATTTTAGGAATATTAACAGAATCGGGGATAAAAAACACACCACCAAAAATTATCACGGTTGCTACTACAGTATAAACCCAGGTCATTTTAACTTTTTCAAGTTCATTAAACGCCTTGTAGTTTTCGGCAATCAGGTAACCGGCAACCAAGGGGCCACCAAGAAATGTTGCCACCCTTATGGCCTGGTCTTTATATATTTTTTTTGTTGTTACTTCTTCGTAAGTGGCTGGTTCGATAGTAGTCATATTAGGTTTAAATTGTTTATTCAGGAAACTAATATATATAAAGTTATTGAAATAAACTTCCTCACTCCCTCATCTTCTTCAGTTCCCGCAGCATCATCCCATAATCCATTCGCCTTACCATGGCGTTTATGGTGCTGGCTATCCGGTTGGCGCGGGTGGCGTCGGTTTTGGCACTATCTATCCATTTTATAAAATAGCCGCGGTGGCTTTCGGCAAGGCTGTTAAAAAAAGCCTCGCCCTCGGGCTCGTATTCAAAACATTCCAGCAGGTCGGCAGGTATCGCAAATTTAAAATCATCATCGGGTTCAAGCTGCGCGCGCAGCATGGCGCCGCGGCTTTTGTGCAGGGCTTTGCAAACATCTTTTTTCAGCGCCATAATAAAGTTGCCCTCGCCCATGGGCATCAGGGCCATGCCGCGCACGTCCAGGTTATCGAGTTTGCCCTTCACCCGGAAAGATTTTTTATTCCCGGGCTTCATTTCCTGTGCAATATCGGCCGGAATTTCAATATAAGTCCAGCCGGTTTTTTCGCCCTGTTCAGCAAATTGCAAAATAATGGTAGTAAAATCAACCATAGCGTGGTATATATTATATTTCTGTTGCTAAATATTTAATAAAAAATACCAATTGTTAAATGTTTGTTAAATCGTACAAATCTATTGATTTAGCTGTAACGAATGGAATAGTGCCGCTGTCTTATAGATATAAATTAAAAAACAAATAACCTCCAAACAACAACAATATGAAAACCTTAAAATCAATAATCGCAGCAGTAGCTTTAGTAATAGTATGTGGCGCAGCCAAAGCAAACGTAAATGCCGAAGGCGACAACCTGACCCGCAATTTCGCAATAAATACTTATGTAGATGCCATGACCCGCGGCAAAATTCAGGGCCTTGGCGATGTGGTTGACCAATCGGCCAAATTTAATATGTTACGTGGTAAAAACGTATTAAGCTTTACCAAAAACGAAATGATTGAGTCGATAAAATCAAACAAAAATATCGAGCAAAATTGTACCACCAGTACCACCATTATGGAAAGTAACTCCGACATGGCCGTTGTAAAAGTAGATATGCAGTTTGACGGCTTTGTACGCACCAACTACGTAACTGTTGCCAATACCGGCAAAGGCTGGAAAATTACCAACGTATACAGCGTTTTTAAATAAAAAGAGAGTTTTAGTTTAGTGTTTATAATGTAAGTAAGTATAGGCCCCGCCAGGCGGGGCCTTTTTTATTGCACACGAATGAGGCGAATTTATAAACACGAATGGCACGAATTTATTCGAATTGCACGAATTGCCTGTGCATCATGTATTGGAATTTACATAAACATTCGCTTAAACGCTGGCTAAAACTCACCCGGTCGAGGCTACGCCCGACCACCCTCTCTTCACCTGCGGTGGAAAGAGGGTTTATTTTTAAATAATTGATAATCAAATATTTATTTTAGTAACAACTCTAAAACCCTCTTTGCGGCGCAGCCGGAGAGAGGGTGGTCGGGCGTAGCCTCGACCGGGTGAGTAGTTGCCGCCATGCGATTACTTCATTGTCCCTTAGGGTAACTTTTTTACCGCACCAATGGCCTCAGCACCTTTTCCCATTTATCATAGCCTTTCGGGTTCAAATGCAGGTAATCGCTTTTAAACAGGCTACTATCGGGCTGGGTTGTGCCGGGTTTATAAGTGGCCGGCACTAAATCTACATAATAACTCTTAGGCTTATTCTTCAGGTAGGCTTTTATCAACCCATTAGCTTTATACACTTCGGCGTAATATTTGGCGCGCGATGGGCTTGGCTTTACCGACATATAATAAACCTCGGCTTTGGGCAGCTCCCTGTGTACCAGCATCCATAGCTTAGTAAATTCATCGGCTACAAACTGCCCGGATTTCCCGGCTGCGATGTCATTTTCACCGGCATAAATAAATATTTTGCGGGGGCTATAAGGCATCATGATATAGGGTGTATAATAATCAACCAATTGCTCAATGGTGCTGCCGCCAACGCCGCGTTTAATAATGGGCTTACCGGCAAAGCGTTGTTCCAGGTCGGCCCAAAGGCGGATGGATGAGCTGCCTATAAATAAAATGCCGTTCTTTTTAGGGAAGCTGATGCTGTCCTGGTGCTTAAAGGCTCTGATCTCGTTATCAAACGGAAACCCTTGCTGCGCAAACAAATTAGCTGTAAAGGCACAGCCTATTAGCAATAAAAGCAGTTTTAATTTCATCGTTTATGTAGTAAGGCGCTCTTCAAAAAACAAAAAGGGCAACTGGTTTTCAATGCCCTGTATTACCCAAACAGGCCCCTGCTGTGCATATAATATAATTTTGATGGGCTTGTTTTGTTTTTTTTCCACTTCGGCCAATACCTGCAGGCACGATCCGCATGATGTTACCGGGCGGGTAAGCTCAAATTCATCAGTCTGGGCGGTTACAGCCATGGCTTCCACCGGATCGTTGGGGTGGTTGGCGCCCCAATAAAACAACGCGACCCGCTCGGCGCATAATCCCGAGGGATAGGCTACGTTTTCCTGGTTGCTGCCATAAATAATTTTGCCGCTTTGCAACCGCAACGCCGCCCCTACCCTGAACTTCGAGTATGGCGAATGGGAGTTTTTTAATGCTTCGGCTGCTTCAAGACACAGCCTGTAATCTATTTTATCCAATTGTTCAATAGTATCGTATTCGTCGAAAGCTATTTTAATTTCGTGGTTAGTCATAATTATAACCCCTCAAAAAAAGAAGGGGAAACAAGATAAGAATTATTTGCGAAATAAGTTTGGTTTGGGTGGGAAAGTGTGTAGAAAGTTGCGGACAATACCATCCAATCATGCTCTTTGGGCGTTTCCCCGTTGGTAGAAACGGGGCCAGGCCTTTCATTCATACTGCACAGGCATTAGGAGCGGCCCGCACACATGGCCTTTGGGGCCGGTATCCATTGCAGTCCTTAACGCGGGGAAATTTGTCTGAACTTGGATTAAGCAGATTTTTCAGATTACAGGATTGTGGGGTTATCTATAGCGCTAGTCTTGTTAAATGGGTTGAATAAAGGCTAACTTGCGACTTTGGAAATGTTGTAAATTAGACGGAAAATTTTTGAATATTAAATTTATTGCTCATCCGGATGTTAATAGCATCAAGGATATAACAAGATTGTAAATCGACAAAAAATCGATTATGGATATCAAATATTTAACACTATTAAATAACAATCGTTCCGTTACAAATCAAGGGTCTGGTTTTGTTAAAACATTAGGGCCAATAACTGAAGCGGAAATTCTCAGTTTAGAAGCTAAATATAACAACGGGCATACCTTTCCGGCTGCTCTCCGGGAACTACTCTCTCTTGCAGGCAACTATTGTTATGTATTGGATTATGGTTTAAATGATACCCAGGAAGAGTTACAACAGTATGCCAGGAGAAACCTTACTGTGTTCGGTCGTACATTTAGTATAGAACGTCCTTTTTATGTTATTGACGTGTACGGTGGGTCCGACCAGTTCGTGTTCGTGTATCTCGATCAGGGACAAGATCCCATGACCTATCAAGCGGTGTTGTATAAACAGCCGGCGAGCGAAGGTTTCTGGATCCGTGAATTAGACATTAATTTATCTAAGTATATCGAGTCGGGAATAAAAAAGATATTAAGTGGAATAAATCCATTCTGATTAAAATCTTATTCCAAATGGATTTCTGGCAGACTAATGCCTTGCGCCGTATCTTATAATAAAATGTACCATTATCCACGTGGTTAATTGCGTGTCGAATCAGACTGCATTGCGCAGATCAAATTCACACGAATTCGCGGCCTGTCCTTAAAATAAAATGAATTATGCCGGATCTGCCCCCCTTAGCGCAAGTCTTGTGAAATGGATTGAGCAGGGCTGACTTGTGACTTTGGAAAAGCTCTTTTGTCTGAACCAGAGTTTTTCACATGTAAATGTTTTTTCAAAGGTGTTCAAGAGGGCTACGCCGTTTGCAGAATTAAAGAATTAGCAGAATTTCAGCTGCGGGTTATTGATAATAAGAAGCTCTCATCTTCCCGAAGTGTCAGCAGAACAGCTTCGGGCGAAAACGGCCAAAACGATGGCGGGTAGTGCGGTGGCAGGGCATAGGAAGTTTTTGCAAGTGCGGGGGATAAAGCGCACCGGGGCAAAATAATTCCAGCCCAGGTTTTGGCCGTTTTGCAGGGCAGAGGCCTTGCGCGCAAAGCATTTCTGCTGACTTGAATTATTCGCTGTCGTTTGTTTTTTATAGGTGCTCATTATCTCGCTACGCTCGGTCTTTTGGTCCTTTTTGTTTCAAGACAAAAAGGGATAGGCCCTCCCGCGGCCATGAGCGGGCCGATGTTGTAGCTTCTACAAGGTAATTTCGCAACCCACAAAACATCGGGCATAGTTCAGCGATTGCTTCGTGCCTCGCAATGACATAGTTTTCGCTCAGCTAAATCGTTCCCCGAAAAAGTAAATAGTTCATTAAACCCCTCCCTGCCTTTGCGCTCATTTCTATCGCGCCCCTCCCATGGGAGGGAATTGCTTCGTTCATCCCAATGATGGTTGTGAGAGGTGATTGTGGATACCTCCAATGATGGTCAGGAGATGGGCTTTTTTATTTCTGTAGCTGGTTTTCTATGCCGGAAAATCTCCTGTTTGATCCTAAAGAAAGCGTAAATCAGCAGGGTTAAACCCAGGATCCAAAACAGGGCGTAAAAATTTCTTAACTTCTCCATTTAATGCAAATATGGGGGTAATAAATATAATAATTGAATTTAGGTGATTGGGGTTTAAGCCAGAAAATTCACTTTAAAACAGGAGGCACCTACGGGAGCCCAAAAACTATTGCTTTTTTTACCACAAACACGGTACTCCGCCGGAATTATAAAAATCTGTAAATGCATAGCAGGATTGTTCTAAACCCCGAAACTTTTTCAGAACGATTTAGCACCCACCGACTATAGCAGAGTCGCGTGTTTATAGCATTTGCACCCACCCGCAAATTGGCTCCGTAGGTGCTCCCTGTTTACCGTTAATTTCAAAGTGGTGCGCGTTGAATTTCGCAAACAAGGGACACAAATTGCTAAATCGTTTTTTCAACAAAAAGCAACCCATGCAACAAAATGCATTTGATTGCCCTCCCCCCATAACTATCGACTCCTTTACCCGGGCCGGTCGCCGTTTTTTTCCCAAAACAGCGTTCCTTGTCAGTAAAAATCACCTCCCCAAAAAAGACTTAATGAATATTTTAGGGCTATTGTTCCAAAACAAAAATCCAGTTTTAAATTTGTTGATTTATTGAAAAAAATAAACCACGTTTGGCAGGTGCTTAACAGGGTGCCGGAAGGTGCCGGCGAGGGTTGACAAGGGGCTGGCAAGGGTGCGGCAGGTGCATTTGAAGGGAGAGTGTTTTTATATAAAAACCTGATTATCAATAGATTTATTTTCAACACGTCCCTTTTTTATATACAAACCTATAGCTAAATACAAATGCAAATACCGCACTGCATTTGCACCTCGTTATTTTATTTATTATATTTGAGTAGGCGGTTAAGTTGAGTGTTTATTAGCTCCAATAGCCACACATAGCGCCCCGTGATTAGATGCTTCGTACCTGCCTATGACAGGGAGGAGAGACATATTTCTCCGTGACTTATTTTTTGTTCCTGATATTAATTACTTGATACTGTATAAGAACTCACATTACTATAATCAATATTGGTTACCACGCTATAATCCGGTAAAAAAGTATTTTCACTGCTCAGGGCCATGTCCAGTTCAAAACTGGCGGGATATGGGGTGTTCAGCAGGCTGCCTTTGGGGATATAGGGGAACAGTTCGGCATAAGTTTGTATCTGACTGTGGTTGATGCGGCGGTAGATGAACATACGATGCAGATCGCAGGGTTTGGTGAGGCCGGCGGCACCTATCATCTGGATAGCGCTGCCTACCGTTGCCTTGTGGAAGTTGGCTACCCGTACCTTTTTATCATCGACTACCAGGCCGCGCATCAGGCTTTTATCCTGGGTAGCTACGCCGGTTGGGCAGGTATTCATGTTACACTCCAGCGCCTGGATGCATCCCAGGGCGAACATCATGCCGCGGGCGCTGTTACACATATCGGCGCCGATGGCAAAGTTTTTCACCAGGTCGAAACCGGTAGCTACCTTGCCCGATGCGATGAGCTTAATATGTTTTTTAATATCGAACCCGGTAAGGGCATCATATACAAAGGCCAAAGCCTCGCGCAGGGGCATACCTACCGAATTGGAAAACTCCAGCGGGGCGGCACCGGTGCCACCCTCTCCCCCATCAACGGTAATAAAATCGGGGTAGATGCCGGTTTTAACCATGGCCTTGCAAATAGCCAGAAATTCGCTTTTATGGCCCACGCACAGTTTAAAACCGATGGGCTTGCCGCCGGACAGGTCGCGCAGTTTTTTGATAAAAGTGGTTAAACCAATAGGATCGCTAAAAGCGGTATGATATGGCGGCGATACTACATCCTGCCCCATCTCTACCAAACGGATCCGGGCAATCTCGGGCGTTACCTTGGCTGCCGGTAAAATACCGCCGTGACCCGGCTTTGCGCCTTGCGAAAGTTTGATCTCGATCATTTTTACCTGCGGAAGCACGGCGCGCTGGGCAAAGGCATCGTAATCAATAGTACCATCCTTATGGCGACAACTGAAATAGCCGGTACCTATTTGCCAGATAATATCGCCGCCGGGCTGCAGGTGGTGATCGCTCAGGCCGCCTTCGCCGGTGTTATGGGCAAAGTTATCCAGTTTTGCGCCACCGTTAAGGGCCAGTATAGCGTTCTCGCTCAACGAACCAAAACTCATGGCTGATATGTTGAATACACTGGCCATATAAGGCTGCTTACAATCGGGCCCGCCAACTTTTACGCGCGGGGCCATATCCAGTGTATGGTGATCAATAGCCCCGATGCTGTGGTTAAGCCATTCGTAGCCATTTTCGTAAACGTCAAGCTCGGTACCAAAGGGGCGGGTATCATCAACCATTTTGGCGCGCTGGTAAACTACACTGCGGTTTTGACGGTTGAACGGGGTACCGTTGGTATCACTTTCTACAAAGTACTGGTATATTTTGGGGCGCAAATCCTCCATTAAAAACCGAAGGTGGCCAAACACCGGAAAATTACGCACGATGCTGTGCTTCTTTTGCACCAGGTCGTAAAAACCAACGGCATAAACAGGCACCATAATCACAAACGACCAGGCCGCGGGTTTCCAGACGATAGTCCACCCGGCAAGGGCGGCAAATATGATAAAGAATGAAACGATAAAGAGCTTTCTCATTGGACGGTTAAATTGGTATGAAGCTGGTGTTATATTATATAAAAGTAGATTTTAATTTAAACAATGGCGCAATTGTATGGTTAAACTGGTAATTCAACGTCGGCAAATTGTCATTCAATGTCTGAGAATTGTAAATTAGTAATAATAGATGTTTAAACATCTAATTTTGTATTATCTTTGTATCAACAAAAAAAACAAATATCATGTCAACACAAACAGCAACAAAATGGGTTATCGACCCAATGCATTCAGAAGTACAATTTAAAGTAAAACATTTAGTTATATCAACCGTGAGCGGTTTTTTCAAAAGCTTTGCCGGTGAGTTAATCACAGATAACGACGATTTTGAAAATGCCGAGATAGACTTTACGTTAGATATCGACAGCATCGATACCAACCAAACTCAACGCGACGAGCACTTGAAATCGGCTGAGTTTTTTGATGCGGCAACCTATCCAAAAATCAGCTTCAAATCAACTTCATTTACCAAAACCGGTGATGATGAATATGCTTTAAAAGGCGATTTAACCATCAAAGACGTAACCAAACCAGTATCGTTAGATGTAGAATTTGGCGGTTCGGCTGCTGATTTTTATGGTAACACCAAAGCAGGTTTCGAAATCAGCGGTAAAATTAACCGTAAAGATTTTGGCCTTACCTGGGATGGCGTTACCGAAGCCGGCTCAATTGTAGTAGGCGAAGACATCAAACTGTTAATTAACGTTCAGTTTGCCAAACAAGCTTAATTGTTTGAATGCTGTTGCTGTGTTTTAATAATTAAAATGCCGCTGTTGTTAAGTATACGTAACAGCACGGCATTATTGAAAACAGCAAAACAGCACCAAACCTTAAATAAAAAGCCATCCCGGAAAAGGATGGCTTTTTTGCGTTGGAGGGAGGATCAATATTCGATGCAACAAACAGCGCTGTCATGCTGAGCTCCGCGGAAGCATTGCGGGCAAAGGCCTCTCCACGCGTCCTTCGACAGGCTCAGGAGGACAGGCCTACCCTCCTTTAAAATAAACTTGTCTTGCTGAGTTGTAAAATTTCGCCAAACTATGAATGGGAATGACAAAAAAGTAAAAGACTGTCATGCTGAGGTACGAAGCATCTATTCGCGAACATTTCTGGTGTTACGCTTGGCTTAGAGTAGATGCTTCGTACCTCAGCATGACAGTATCTTATTATACAAAAAGATAAACTTACTTCCCCGCCGTTGTATCCCGCTCCACCAATTCCATCCCGCATTTGGAGCAGGTGCCGGGTTTATCAAAAGCTAAATCGGGGTGCATGGTGCAGGTATATTTACTCTTCGTTTTTACTACGGTTTTAGTATCCGGGCTGCTGCACGACGTAATGCTGCTTAAACCAAATGCGGACAGTGCCAATATGATGATTAATCTTTTCATGGTTATTTATTGTTTATAAATGAAGCAAAGCCAAATAAAGATACCACCAGCACCCCTAAAGCGGCAAGCATACTCACGATATCGCGGATATTTTTGCCGGCCCAGGTCATCCCGAAGTATTTATGCAGAAAGATAAAGGAAAGTCCCTCTGCCCTATCTACGCCCGTTACTTTGGTGGCTAGTTTAGATGTGGAGGTTTCGATGTACCAGTTATCGCCATTAGGATAGCTCACCCGCTCAACGGGCAGGCGTTTATTGATAAAACCATATTCGTTATCAAATTGCTTCA
The genomic region above belongs to Mucilaginibacter sp. KACC 22773 and contains:
- a CDS encoding patatin-like phospholipase family protein, whose protein sequence is MDKIAAPEPLSENKLEVALIKPFDSIALAFSGGGFRAASFALGVLSYLDKVKFDDSADELFGQSLLQKVNYMSSASGGTIATTLYALYNSKGKSFGDYYSKLLTALTGDELLKHAMEMLADKKYWKTRELKSRNIINAFALAYDKYLFDHANLESLCHDGAPGKHLQEVCFNATEFFTGQSFRQDIKLVPDAGKDPYFTYGNMVIYLDEKTAGKLKLGDILAASSCFPAGFEPIVFPDDFTYPGLYPADLKKALTMLPQTGDKQEKEFISKKTFGLMDGGITDNQGLQSMMYADGRRTRHETDLRHFDFLMVNDVGSHFITPYVMPEVKKGWELSIRGLMLIAAAVIAILSVGAWYGVKHNCALLTIGCSLLTTVPLIFLVATLYLRQQLLGVANSALILNFKKNFTERIITVLVGYFAKTPLSIIKQMISARVQSVLMLNLSIFLKRIRQLLYNKFYFSPQWKNRGKGNHIYDLSFSNNINREANDGYHSPTPPILNPSRDIQIVAQVAFDMGTTLWFDKQSTEQEHSEACIIACGQFTTCYNLLQHIMRLLAIKPEDAPFDNKYRNRLIKLEQQMLADYEAFKTNPFFYYNQSGVDFKVPGFKEVTMKEIPFPEDWKVDNIETADVIK
- a CDS encoding OmpH family outer membrane protein, producing MGSNAASAQVKIGYIDLKALIAQMPETKDVKKQVEAYQKQFIDQLTAMMNEYSDRFPCCDGYPKLTDSLRDVIGKEFQAIQKRMQDVQDDAIKKVEAKSKELYKPVSDKAISALTEIAKENGISYVIDSSKNNRLIVAFVASDGINLMDATKAKLSIR
- a CDS encoding DUF2251 domain-containing protein, with protein sequence MILEVEEEFIVGDDTFLDSVVPDSSHGVVFEDDLTTGYFYAIGKMPGQAILDAVHIYNVADVTDKAIPCNIKIAWTDDWQLASLLINNYCHAIFDFKNKVGYSRNAFPPSNGKWRTDNDRTVLTDELIDELLMGK
- a CDS encoding YdeI/OmpD-associated family protein, which encodes MVDFTTIILQFAEQGEKTGWTYIEIPADIAQEMKPGNKKSFRVKGKLDNLDVRGMALMPMGEGNFIMALKKDVCKALHKSRGAMLRAQLEPDDDFKFAIPADLLECFEYEPEGEAFFNSLAESHRGYFIKWIDSAKTDATRANRIASTINAMVRRMDYGMMLRELKKMRE
- a CDS encoding nuclear transport factor 2 family protein, giving the protein MKTLKSIIAAVALVIVCGAAKANVNAEGDNLTRNFAINTYVDAMTRGKIQGLGDVVDQSAKFNMLRGKNVLSFTKNEMIESIKSNKNIEQNCTTSTTIMESNSDMAVVKVDMQFDGFVRTNYVTVANTGKGWKITNVYSVFK
- a CDS encoding GDSL-type esterase/lipase family protein, producing the protein MKLKLLLLLIGCAFTANLFAQQGFPFDNEIRAFKHQDSISFPKKNGILFIGSSSIRLWADLEQRFAGKPIIKRGVGGSTIEQLVDYYTPYIMMPYSPRKIFIYAGENDIAAGKSGQFVADEFTKLWMLVHRELPKAEVYYMSVKPSPSRAKYYAEVYKANGLIKAYLKNKPKSYYVDLVPATYKPGTTQPDSSLFKSDYLHLNPKGYDKWEKVLRPLVR
- a CDS encoding cytidine deaminase, which produces MTNHEIKIAFDEYDTIEQLDKIDYRLCLEAAEALKNSHSPYSKFRVGAALRLQSGKIIYGSNQENVAYPSGLCAERVALFYWGANHPNDPVEAMAVTAQTDEFELTRPVTSCGSCLQVLAEVEKKQNKPIKIILYAQQGPVWVIQGIENQLPFLFFEERLTT
- a CDS encoding SMI1/KNR4 family protein — protein: MDIKYLTLLNNNRSVTNQGSGFVKTLGPITEAEILSLEAKYNNGHTFPAALRELLSLAGNYCYVLDYGLNDTQEELQQYARRNLTVFGRTFSIERPFYVIDVYGGSDQFVFVYLDQGQDPMTYQAVLYKQPASEGFWIRELDINLSKYIESGIKKILSGINPF
- a CDS encoding FMN-binding glutamate synthase family protein, which translates into the protein MRKLFIVSFFIIFAALAGWTIVWKPAAWSFVIMVPVYAVGFYDLVQKKHSIVRNFPVFGHLRFLMEDLRPKIYQYFVESDTNGTPFNRQNRSVVYQRAKMVDDTRPFGTELDVYENGYEWLNHSIGAIDHHTLDMAPRVKVGGPDCKQPYMASVFNISAMSFGSLSENAILALNGGAKLDNFAHNTGEGGLSDHHLQPGGDIIWQIGTGYFSCRHKDGTIDYDAFAQRAVLPQVKMIEIKLSQGAKPGHGGILPAAKVTPEIARIRLVEMGQDVVSPPYHTAFSDPIGLTTFIKKLRDLSGGKPIGFKLCVGHKSEFLAICKAMVKTGIYPDFITVDGGEGGTGAAPLEFSNSVGMPLREALAFVYDALTGFDIKKHIKLIASGKVATGFDLVKNFAIGADMCNSARGMMFALGCIQALECNMNTCPTGVATQDKSLMRGLVVDDKKVRVANFHKATVGSAIQMIGAAGLTKPCDLHRMFIYRRINHSQIQTYAELFPYIPKGSLLNTPYPASFELDMALSSENTFLPDYSVVTNIDYSNVSSYTVSSN
- a CDS encoding YceI family protein; the protein is MSTQTATKWVIDPMHSEVQFKVKHLVISTVSGFFKSFAGELITDNDDFENAEIDFTLDIDSIDTNQTQRDEHLKSAEFFDAATYPKISFKSTSFTKTGDDEYALKGDLTIKDVTKPVSLDVEFGGSAADFYGNTKAGFEISGKINRKDFGLTWDGVTEAGSIVVGEDIKLLINVQFAKQA